One genomic window of Blastopirellula retiformator includes the following:
- a CDS encoding SDR family NAD(P)-dependent oxidoreductase: MNSQNFAGKTALVTGSSIGIGRAAAISLAKRGASVVVNYRSQPEKAAEVVETIEKSGGKAIAVQGDVSDLAAVQNLVEQAVAKFGSLDVAVSNAAYSDRQRYFEADLEGFRRTIDVTMWGAFHLLHAATQQMLEQGNGGAITLVSSPHAFIPAPKAMAYNMSKAAIDHMAKTAAIEVAEFGIRVNICQPGWTDTPGERKFASEETLQSSGAKIPLGRLGTPEEMGEAIAYLCDPENSYMTGATLLVDGGISLPWWGNRGSAAPG, translated from the coding sequence ATGAATTCGCAGAATTTTGCGGGCAAGACCGCTCTGGTCACCGGGTCGAGCATCGGGATTGGCCGCGCTGCGGCTATTTCGCTCGCCAAGCGCGGAGCCAGCGTCGTCGTCAACTATCGCTCACAGCCCGAGAAAGCGGCCGAAGTAGTCGAAACGATCGAGAAGTCGGGGGGAAAAGCGATCGCCGTTCAAGGGGACGTTTCGGACCTGGCCGCCGTCCAGAACCTGGTCGAGCAGGCGGTCGCCAAGTTTGGCAGCCTGGACGTCGCGGTCAGCAACGCCGCCTACAGCGATCGCCAGCGGTATTTTGAGGCCGATCTGGAGGGCTTCCGCCGCACGATCGACGTCACCATGTGGGGCGCATTTCACTTGCTGCATGCCGCAACCCAGCAAATGCTAGAGCAAGGCAACGGCGGGGCCATTACGCTGGTCAGTTCGCCGCACGCGTTCATTCCGGCCCCCAAGGCGATGGCCTACAACATGTCAAAAGCGGCGATCGACCACATGGCCAAAACCGCCGCGATCGAGGTCGCCGAGTTCGGCATTCGGGTCAATATCTGCCAGCCGGGCTGGACCGACACGCCCGGCGAGCGGAAGTTCGCCTCGGAAGAGACCTTGCAGTCCAGCGGCGCCAAAATCCCACTGGGACGCCTGGGAACGCCAGAGGAAATGGGAGAAGCGATAGCCTACCTGTGCGATCCGGAAAACAGCTACATGACCGGGGCGACCCTGTTGGTCGACGGGGGAATCAGCCTACCGTGGTGGGGAAATCGCGGCTCGGCGGCGCCGGGGTAA
- the dprA gene encoding DNA-processing protein DprA yields MSDLSDRAADPAFRAKLRLALVSGVGPRTSQMLLQRFGDHESILAASRGVLEQVSGVGPKLSQKITSAGEIDIDRELSLCIDFGVDILAIDDDRYPHLLTEIPDPPSLMFLRGDLTPTDALSVAIVGTRHASSYGLAQAERFGYELAKAGFTVVSGLARGIDGAAHRGALRAGGRTIAFLASGLRSIYPPEHETLADEVAEQGALLSESPPLAKPLSGAFPQRNRLITGMSLGVIVVEAATRSGALISARCAMEQGREVFAIPGRIDNANARGCHRLLKDGAKLVESIDDVLDELGPLTRPAITDDGKTIHAPIELQLNEMETAIMQALADGQPADMDAVVSRSGLPIQNVLSTICVLEMRRLVRRLSGVSVQRAV; encoded by the coding sequence ATGAGCGATCTTTCCGACCGAGCCGCGGATCCCGCCTTTCGCGCCAAGTTGCGTCTGGCGCTCGTTTCCGGCGTCGGCCCGCGCACGTCGCAGATGCTGCTCCAGCGGTTTGGCGACCACGAGTCGATCCTGGCCGCTTCCCGCGGCGTTTTAGAACAGGTCTCCGGCGTCGGTCCCAAGCTGAGCCAGAAAATCACCTCCGCCGGCGAGATTGACATCGACCGCGAACTCTCGCTGTGCATCGATTTTGGCGTCGATATCCTGGCGATCGATGACGACCGCTATCCGCATCTGCTGACCGAGATTCCGGACCCGCCGAGCCTGATGTTTCTGCGCGGCGACCTGACGCCGACCGACGCGTTGAGCGTGGCGATCGTCGGCACGCGGCATGCATCAAGCTATGGCTTGGCCCAGGCCGAGCGGTTCGGTTATGAACTGGCCAAGGCGGGCTTCACCGTCGTCAGCGGCTTGGCCCGCGGGATCGACGGCGCGGCGCATCGCGGGGCGCTGCGAGCCGGCGGACGGACGATCGCCTTTCTCGCCAGCGGCCTGCGCAGCATCTATCCGCCGGAACATGAAACGTTGGCCGACGAAGTGGCCGAGCAGGGCGCCTTGCTAAGCGAGTCGCCGCCGCTGGCCAAACCGCTGAGCGGCGCCTTTCCGCAGCGGAATCGTCTAATCACCGGCATGAGCCTGGGCGTGATCGTGGTCGAAGCGGCGACGCGTAGCGGTGCGCTGATCTCAGCTCGCTGTGCGATGGAGCAGGGGAGGGAAGTCTTCGCCATCCCGGGACGTATCGACAACGCGAATGCCCGCGGGTGTCATCGGCTTCTCAAGGATGGCGCCAAGCTGGTCGAGTCGATCGACGACGTGCTGGATGAACTGGGACCGCTGACGCGGCCGGCGATTACCGACGACGGCAAGACGATCCACGCGCCGATCGAACTGCAGCTGAACGAGATGGAGACCGCGATCATGCAGGCGCTGGCCGATGGTCAGCCCGCCGACATGGACGCCGTCGTCAGCCGCAGCGGACTACCGATCCAAAATGTCCTCTCCACCATCTGCGTCCTCGAGATGCGACGATTGGTCCGCCGACTGAGCGGCGTCAGCGTTCAGCGAGCGGTTTGA